Below is a genomic region from Alosa alosa isolate M-15738 ecotype Scorff River chromosome 24, AALO_Geno_1.1, whole genome shotgun sequence.
GGGCGGACCTGGGCTTGGGCATTCGCAACATTGGCAACTTTCTTGGATAGTGGGCGGTAGAGGGTGAGGTAGGCCCATGCCAGACCTAGGCCAAGCAGGCAGCTGCTTAAAGCAGAGAGAAGACACAGCAGGAGCAGCCCGGCAAATAGCCACGTGCACCAGATTATGGCCCCTGCTCGCTCCCCATGAGACCCAGCAAAGATGGAGTGTATGGCAGAGGTGGTGGTTGAAGCTGGAGTAGAGGGGAGAGTGGTGGTGGGGTCTGTGGTGGAagctctggtggtggtggtgaggacCACAGATGTTGTGCTAGGATCTGGAGGTAGGGTACTGGGCCAGTTAGGTGTTGTCAGCTCTGGATAGGTGAGTGGGGAGAATTCTGACCATGCATGTTGGACAGTCCAGCTCTCTGTCCAGCTCACCATCCACCTTCTAGTCCATATCATAATTCTTCCTCTTAAAGTTGAAGCCAGGACAGAGAATGGTGTTGTGATGGGATGTTTAACTGCAGTGGATGGTGTGGCTGGAGTCATGGTTGTAGGAGACATTGTAGTCCTTAGGTCAACTGTTGAGGCTGTTTGAGTAGTGCTGGTTGTGGTTGTAGGAGATCTTGTAGTCCTTAGGTCAACTGCTGAGGCTGTTTGAGTAGTGCTGGTTGTGGTTGTAGGTGATCTTGTAGTCCTTAGGTCAACAGTTGTTAGAGTAGTGCTGGTTGTCGTTGTAGGAGATCTTGTAGTCCTTATCTCAATAGTTGATAGAGTATTGCTGGTTTTGGTTGCAGTGAAGATGTTGGTCTTTGGGTCAACTGTTGTGGTCGTTTGAGCAGTGCTGGACATGTCCATTGCATCCTTATCTATATCTAACCTGTCCACATCCCCAAACCTTACAGGTGGAGCAGTGGCCTCTGAGAGCAGAGCGGAATCACAATAGTCCTCCTCAGTCAGGTTGATGATCGGGCGTTTTGCCAGTGAGGGTGGGCTGGCACACACAACACTTTCCGCATTGTTCTCGATGTCTTGGAGGGGATTAGTGCTTTGGGGGTTTGTGTGAAAGTAAACATTGTGAGCCTGGTCGTCCAAGTATATCTGCAGGTAGCCCACGTCGCAAAAGCAGCGCCAGGGATTCTTGGACAGGAAGACGTATGGCAGCTCTGGCTTGGAGCTGAACCAGTTGTGGGGCATCAGCAGGATCCGATTGTCCTCCAGGTCCAGTGTTTTGAGAGTAGTGGATGAGATCTGGGTCAGGAGGTCCGGGGGAAGCGTGGTGAGCTGGTTTCGGGATAGATCCAGCACCTCCAGGATGGGTAGACCACTAAAAGGAGCTGGCATGGAGTGAGCACAGCCGGTTTTCCCGTAGGAACAGCTCTCGCAGCTGGGGGGCGCTCACAAAcgccctctcccccacccctaCCAGCAGATTATTGGAAAGTTGCAACACAGAGAGATTACCCAGGACAGTGCCTAaggtagagacagagaaagatatggataagagagagatagaaaccGCAGGTTGGCCATGGGGTAAATATTTCAACAGAAATGTTTCAATAAAAAAATAGGAATACAAAAGTAGCCACTGTTTTGTGGTAAATACACAGTTTGTCTTGAGCAAAAGTACAGCTGAATGAGAAAggcagtgagagaaagacacagaaaaaACAAACCTGAACTCTCTAGTGTGCTGATGTGGTTGTGCCTGAGGTCCAACTCATGCAGACCTGGGAAACCCACATAGGCACCCCATTTCAGGGTCTTAAACAGGTTCTGGGATAATACCAGAACCTCTGTGCTTCGGTCTATTGCTGCAGGAATAGAGGACAGGCTTTTACCCAGGCAGCTCACACGAGGGCGGTGGTCCTTGTTTCGGTCGCTGTGGCAACTATATGCCATCAGGGATGGGAGGAAAAGGAGGGTGACAAGGAGTATTCTCATTCTGACTGAAGGAGTAAAAGGCAAAGGGAACATGCTCaaattctcttttttttttttgtcataacattAATACTTTTCAACGTATAACATGGACCGACTAATCATCTATTGAACAGTTGTATGTGGACTTCACTGTCTGTGCTAATGATTATGTGTATTTTTACTCCAAGAGAGTGGGTATTGCTTAAAGATGGCATGgtacacacataacataaacaactTGGAAGTTTATAGGATTTTTCATGTATAAAATTCTGATCATCTTAGATAAACATGCTTTTTTGATCCATTAAGTCATTTCCCTGGTCTTGACGTATTCCAGGAGATATTGGAAACTAATCAGGTCCTCTTGAACAAGTGAATATTAATACTTTCCGAAGGATGTTGATAGTAAAACAAATAATATGGATCAGGTGCTGTGCTTTTTTAAAGCAAGTATCCACATTGCATCCTTCAGCtaacaattaaataaaatatagatGAAATATAGATacaagtgcatgtgtgcaatGTATAAGCATTAAAAGGCTTCTAATAAACACATACCTTTGGGACTTTCACAGGAGATCAGGGATGTCCGTTGTTCAGAAGAGACACTAGCCaaggaagatgtgtgtgtgtactctcagGCAAAGACaggatgtgtttttgtgtgtgtgtgttactgtctctctgtgtgagagagatagagaattaTCAGACATTTAAGTTTCCTCTAATGCCCCCAACTGTATCCCATGACAAGTCATTTTTCTCACTTGCCATTTTCTCAACTTTGCAACAGTGCTGAAGAAAGAATGACAGTTTCTCTTTGAAACACTGATAATGGCCCTAATGTAAATGACAGGCAGAAtgcaaagtctaaagtctaTTCAAAATGAATATAACTTCACTAACTAACTATAGCTTGGCAACATCTATGTACAATAATAACTATGAACATTACCATTGAAAATAATagttttatgtattttgttGCCAACAGTACATAACTAATCGTATCGTACAGTACATAACAAATCGTattataactataactataaacacacacagtggtgtgaAAAAGTGTTTgccctcttcttttttttttgcatgtttgtcACACTTTAATGTATGGAGCCCCTGAAGtgacgggaaaaaaaacatggaggaaaaaaaagatacTAGAAGGAGAGTGTTtttactgtcatgcagttttgCGAATGAGGAGACGCTGCAACAGAACAGCTACTGTTCTGTTACCTACTTCCAATCAGGCTACATTATAAGGCAGATTCAGAGAAGGAAGAGCAACATCATCTGGCCACTGAACATCTGGAGAAAGCTAGAGTAGAACGTACACACTATCAGCAACTTTGTAAGGATTCAAAAACAAACTTCCCTGCTGGGTTAGAGTTCACACATACCTTGTAGCTATGAGAGAATGGTACATTATAGCATGGTCTTTGCACAACAGATTCACTACCCCAATTATCCCCTCCAACCAGGGCCGATATATTTCAAAACACTACGTAAGTGTGAAGTTTTTGATGTAGCATGTGAGGTCTTGCCAAAGCAGGTTACTTTCTTGTTGGATGAATGCACACAGACTGGTAAAAGTAGCAACTGTGTTATTAGCCTTTTATACTCATATCTTGAGAATTATGGACTGGGtgaaatagagcatcacagtcccgcccctcctccgagagagcttagtttccggaagtaaatttcacattcatttctcccattaacgttttggaaaaatccgtatctaaagagttttagagcatgtcttactgtatgtgtgaatataatttcttctcttcctcctcacacacatgtgcacacacacaaacacatatttatttatttttttttcactttttgacCTTTATTGACTTGTTTTGCATGTTCAACCACAGATTATCACAAACTTTTCCTTTTGTTACTTCCATCTTTCAACACCCAGGAATCAAAGGAAGAAATGAAAGAACTAAAGAAATGAAAAGACAAAACCACCACGCCAGGAGTATCCCAGCAGGAGTCCAAACATCACCCCAGGCCTAAATCACAAAAAAGTTCTGGATCTATCTTGAAGTAGTTCCTAGTTCTGCTTCAACAGCTCTTCTGATCCAGGCTGGGGTGACAAAACAAACTCTTAACAGCACAGTGGAACAGACAAGGCTCCACCAGTGGACATAAGTCACTACATTTGCAGGGCAGAGTAGCATCAGTCATTCCcactcttctttttctctctctctttctcacacacacacacacacacacacacacacacacacacacacacacacacttatgcttGCACAAAGCAGGGGTGAGGAGCAGCAtttctttaataataaaatagaaaacaaaaaGTCAAAGGCAATGTATAGTTCATCTTTAGTAGGGGATTAAACACACATCAGAGATCAAGAGGCAATTCAAAGGCACAAGTTGGCGCAAGATAACCATAAGAGGGCagacagatatatacacacgcacacacacacacacacacacacacacacacacacacacacacacacacacacacacacacacacagagattgtCCTACAGCTAACTGTTAAGTATcaagtttttaaaaaataaacacacacgcacacagtcacacacataagcacaagcTGTCATTATGACAACTGTAGGCAATATGCCACTGGGGCATTCATGTTGGTGTGTCGAGGGGATTAAGGAACCAGGCAGAGGCCAACTTTAGACAGGCCCACTGCACCCCCTACCCCGACTTTTTAGTCCTGTTTAGTTCTGTCGCTCGTTCTCcacaatcttttttttatttgttgtcaTACTGACATATCCCTATGGCTCTTTGACTGCACAACAGCATCACTAGACTGGTGATGTCATTGGCCGGGAGCGCAGTTGGCTGATTAAACAGCTTCACTTCTGCGTCTCCCTTCCAGAGCACTGGTGTCGCATTGTCCTTGCTGTTCAGCAATAGAACATGGTGAGCCTTCGAAAATGCATGAAGACAAATCTGACAATTTTTAGGACAAGGGACAAGGCCTCAGTGTCCTCAGCATAAAATGGCATCTGTGCACCAGAGACAGGCCTTTCAAAGTCGTCCCTTTAAAAGTGCCCGCTTGAAACTCCAACCAGGAATTTTACGTTCAATAATCTGTTAAAAGTCTGGCCTTGGACAAACTGTTCTCAATAGCATCCAGTCCTACTTTCAAATTAACACTTTCTGTCaatttctctctcccattcattATGTActcttttttactctctctctctctctctctctctctctctcactttcttcttTCCTCTACCGCTGGATCCGGTACCGGTGTCCCACTCAGTCTTATCAATGTGTCTTCCTTTAACAGTTGCCATGAACACCCAAACAGAAATACTGCATTATTTTCATGGCAACTGCATGTTTTAACATAATCAAACTAGCACAATCTAAAAAATGTCACAATTCACAAGTGTGTAACTTCTCAATAGATAAAAGAAATCAGTCTCTGCacagcacacccacacatacttcAAAAAAACAAAGTAAAACA
It encodes:
- the LOC125289487 gene encoding platelet glycoprotein Ib alpha chain, giving the protein MPAPFSGLPILEVLDLSRNQLTTLPPDLLTQISSTTLKTLDLEDNRILLMPHNWFSSKPELPYVFLSKNPWRCFCDVGYLQIYLDDQAHNVYFHTNPQSTNPLQDIENNAESVVCASPPSLAKRPIINLTEEDYCDSALLSEATAPPVRFGDVDRLDIDKDAMDMSSTAQTTTTVDPKTNIFTATKTSNTLSTIEIRTTRSPTTTTSTTLTTVDLRTTRSPTTTTSTTQTASAVDLRTTRSPTTTTSTTQTASTVDLRTTMSPTTMTPATPSTAVKHPITTPFSVLASTLRGRIMIWTRRWMVSWTESWTVQHAWSEFSPLTYPELTTPNWPSTLPPDPSTTSVVLTTTTRASTTDPTTTLPSTPASTTTSAIHSIFAGSHGERAGAIIWCTWLFAGLLLLCLLSALSSCLLGLGLAWAYLTLYRPLSKKVANVANAQAQVRPLDYHTKAGSDGLSGYGIAHAPVDASGGVQATFRSVLFIAKGSEGEEVEEKEKGNKKEGDDNEKEKDHREGERDGGAAVARTQLGITDVGTGVAVVKCRNHEREAIRGSEGKEVFRKTLYRVFSREEEIEGWREVEEHWEERQVVKDGGGGGDNRKSISVMGGVGVERKTRYSLVLREEKVEGGHGTQERGMEWLVGEWEMGGIGEGMSEREWASLISGMGEEGPLVTALSPKEDI